The sequence GAGCGTGCACCGTCCCTGTTTCATAAAATGCTGCTCACCGTGGGTGCCCGGATCGTCAGTATCGTCCTCAAACGGGAGCAGAACCGCGAAAAACTGAGCTACCTTGCCTTTCACGACCCGTTGACGGGACTGGTGAACCGGGTAATGCTCGAGGAGCGGCTCAAACACATGATCGCCCGTTCCGAACGTACCGGAAAGGGGGCGGCGCTCTTTTTCATCGACCTGGACCGCTTCAAGTTCCTCAACGATACCTACGGGCACGCGACCGGGGACCGTCTGCTGGTGGAGGTGGCCAAGCGCCTCGGCGAAAACGTGCGCAACGAGGATACGGTGGCGCGCTTCGGCGGAGACGAATTCGTCCTCCTGTTCGAAGAGGATGAGGACAGGGACGAGGTCCTGGAGAAGGCCCAGCGTCTGATCGATGCTTTCAGCGAGCCGTTCCAGCTGGCCGAGCAGCGTTTCCATATCTACGGCAGCATCGGCATCGCCATGTTCCCGGCCGACGGGAAGGATGCCCAGTGCCTGCTCAAACATGCCGACACGGCGATGTACCAGGCGAAGCAGGCCCAGGACCATATCCGTTTCTACACCCCGCAGATGAGCGAGCAGAGCTTCAAGAGCCTGGTACTGGAAAAGGAGCTGCGTGAAGCGATCAGCAACAACGAGTTCGTTGTCTATTACCAGCCCGTTTTCGAAGGCAGCGGCACGAGCATCCGCGCGGCGGAGGCTCTGGTGCGCTGGCAACACCCCGAACGCGGACTCCTTCTGCCCAGCGAATTCATCCCCTTCGCCGAGGAGACGGGGCTGATTTCGCGGATCGACGAGATGGTGCTTACCCAGGTCATTGCCGACCTGCGGCGCTGGCATGCGATGGCGATCAACCGGATCATTCCGCTCTCGGTCAATATCTCCGGCCGCCACATCAACGAAAAAGATGTGACCCGCCTGACGGAGATCCTCAACCGGAGCGCACTGGCGCGGGACTACATCGGCCTGGAACTGACGGAGACCTACCTGATGCAGTTTGCCGAGGAGACCGTCGTACAGCTCGAACGGCTCAAACATGCCGGGGTCAGACTGGCGATGGATGATTTCGGCAGCGGCTACTCGTCGCTGGGGTACCTCAAACGTTTCAAGATCGACACCCTCAAGATCGACCAGCTCCTCGTACGCGACATCGTGGAAAATCCCGATGACCGCTCCATCGCCGAAGCGATCATCAAGATGGGGCACAGCCTAGGGCTGCAGATCGTCGCGGAAGGGGTCGAGACGCTGGAACAGCTGGAACTGCTCAAGACGATGGAGTGCGATGCCCTGCAGGGCTTTTACTTCGACCGTGCCCTGCCGCCGGAGCTTTTTGAAACCAAGTACCTGCGGAGGCGGGGGTGAGAGGCGTAGGCATGCTGCTCGCGGCGACCCTGCTGTGCGCTGCCGAGCGCAGCGGTCCCTACCTGGAAGCGGGGGCGGGCCTGGGCAGCTACAACGACGACAGCCGCCGCGCGGAGGTCACGACCGATAGCGTCACACAGTACCGTTTCGGGGCGGGGGCATTTATCAATGACTACCTCTCCGTCTCGCTTGATTATGCCCAGTTTGGGGATTTCGACGGGCGTACGGGAACAGGCGAAACCTCCCGGGAGACCTTCAAAGCGCTGTCGGCCGCCGTGACGGGGCACTACCCCGTCTTTAACGAGCGGATCGACCTCTATGCGCGTTTCGGCGCCGGGGAGCTCTACTGGGACCAGAGCCGCCCCGAGCGCAAGAGCAGTTCGGCCGGGACGGTCGTCTACGGCATCGGCATCGGTGTAAGGGCACTGGAGTGGCTCACGGTCAACGCAGGGTATGATCTCTACCAGTTCGGGATGGACGAGAACGGGACCTCCTATGACATGAATCTCGGCAGTGCCTATGTCGGCATCCAGGTGCTTTTTTAGTGCGTCTCGACCACTACCTCGTCGAAGCGGGCCTGGCACCGACGCGTTCGAAAGCGCAGCAGCTCGTCAAAGCGGGAAGCGTCACCGTTGAGGGCAGCGTCGTGACGAAACCGGCCTTCGACGTCACGTCGCAGCAGGTGGCGGTGACCGAAGCGATGCCCTATGTCAGCCGCGCGGCGCTGAAGCTCAAGGGATTTCTGCCATCCTTGCCGTTCGACGTGACGGGGATGCATGCACTCGATATCGGCGCTTCGACGGGGGGATTCACCCAGGTGCTCCTCGAAGCGGGCGCGGCAGAGGTCGATGCCGTCGATGTCGGCAGGGACCAGCTCCACCCGGAGGTGAAGGCGGACCCGCGCGTCCGGAGTTTCGAACAGACCGATATCCGCCGTTTCACGCCGGGCCGGACCTACGACGTCGTCACCAGCGACGTCTCGTTCATTTCGCTGCACCATATCCTCGATGACGTGGAGCGGCTCGCAGCACGCTGGATCGTACTGCTCTTCAAACCGCAGTTCGAGGTCGGCCGCGACGCGGCGCGGGACAGGAAGGGGGTCGTCACGGACAAGGCGGCCGTCGCGAAAGCGATGGAGGAGTTCGAAGCGGCCTGCGCGGCGCGGGGCTGGCGGCTGCGTGCAAAGGAAGAGGCTGCAATCACGGGCAAGGAGGGGAACAGTGAAACATGCTACTGCTTTGAAAGAGGTTGAGGCCGTCGCCATCGGAGGCTTTGACGGGATGCACGAAGGGCATCAGCACCT is a genomic window of Sulfurimonas sp. HSL1-2 containing:
- a CDS encoding EAL domain-containing protein yields the protein MKSPTENIIVGDYQEILELQNVILEKVAEDASKEAVLEELCRLQEKMVPGSVASIMLLNADDGKLYVEAAPSLPKGAINTLDGLLPGPRNGSCANVVLQNEPQFVCDISSDERWQNVLEFAQKFGLNACWSMPVVLEGKTVGTFALTSFEERAPSLFHKMLLTVGARIVSIVLKREQNREKLSYLAFHDPLTGLVNRVMLEERLKHMIARSERTGKGAALFFIDLDRFKFLNDTYGHATGDRLLVEVAKRLGENVRNEDTVARFGGDEFVLLFEEDEDRDEVLEKAQRLIDAFSEPFQLAEQRFHIYGSIGIAMFPADGKDAQCLLKHADTAMYQAKQAQDHIRFYTPQMSEQSFKSLVLEKELREAISNNEFVVYYQPVFEGSGTSIRAAEALVRWQHPERGLLLPSEFIPFAEETGLISRIDEMVLTQVIADLRRWHAMAINRIIPLSVNISGRHINEKDVTRLTEILNRSALARDYIGLELTETYLMQFAEETVVQLERLKHAGVRLAMDDFGSGYSSLGYLKRFKIDTLKIDQLLVRDIVENPDDRSIAEAIIKMGHSLGLQIVAEGVETLEQLELLKTMECDALQGFYFDRALPPELFETKYLRRRG
- a CDS encoding outer membrane beta-barrel protein; protein product: MLLAATLLCAAERSGPYLEAGAGLGSYNDDSRRAEVTTDSVTQYRFGAGAFINDYLSVSLDYAQFGDFDGRTGTGETSRETFKALSAAVTGHYPVFNERIDLYARFGAGELYWDQSRPERKSSSAGTVVYGIGIGVRALEWLTVNAGYDLYQFGMDENGTSYDMNLGSAYVGIQVLF
- a CDS encoding TlyA family RNA methyltransferase, yielding MRLDHYLVEAGLAPTRSKAQQLVKAGSVTVEGSVVTKPAFDVTSQQVAVTEAMPYVSRAALKLKGFLPSLPFDVTGMHALDIGASTGGFTQVLLEAGAAEVDAVDVGRDQLHPEVKADPRVRSFEQTDIRRFTPGRTYDVVTSDVSFISLHHILDDVERLAARWIVLLFKPQFEVGRDAARDRKGVVTDKAAVAKAMEEFEAACAARGWRLRAKEEAAITGKEGNSETCYCFERG